Genomic window (Ruminococcus flavefaciens AE3010):
TAGCAGGATTATTGGCATAACGCCTTGCAAGCTGCTCGGTGATACGCTTTGCATAGTACAGGAACATCGGTGCATTGAGACATCTGTGACCTCTGATACCTGTCTGTATCCTTTTTCCGTCAGCGCCCACCTGTACGATATCTGGATAGGTCTCGTACATCCACAGCGGCGGACAGCTTGTAGGAGTACACAGTACTATTCCTATTGCATGACGTGAAAAAGTGCCTATGGCTTCATCGAGCCACTGAAAGTTGAACTGTCCGTCCTGCGGTTCGAGCTTTGACCATGCAAACTCTCCGATACGAACCAGTTTTACGCCTGTTTTTGCCATAAGCTCAGCATCAGACTTCCATAATGCCCTGTCCCACTGCTCGGGATAATAGTCAACTCCTATTTTCATAATATCTCTCCTGTCAGTCTATGGAATACTCTATAAGTCCGCAGTTATCCATGAACCAGTTTGAAAACTGCTCGGTAGTCATGTCGTGAAAATATGTCTCTATAACACGGCAGACACCGCCATGACTTACGATAAGTACATTCTTGCCGCTGTGTGCCTTTATGAGATCGTCAAGAGCAGAGTAAACTCTGTGGGAAAGCTGCAAAAGAGACTCTCCGCTTTTTCCCATACGCACACCGAACTCCGTTTTGTTTTCGGCAAAGCCGTCAGTAAATCTGCTCCTGCCCTCATAATAGCCGTAGTCCCATTCACGAAGCCGCTCCTCCGTGATTATTTCAAGTCCGCAGCGCTCAGCAACTGCACGGGCTGTACGCATTGCCCGCTTCATGGGAGAAGCTATGATGATATCTATGCAGTTCATCTCAGCTATTTTCTCAGCCAGTGCAAGTGCCTGCTTTTCGCCTGTTTCGTCAAGCTCTATGTCAGTAGTTCCAAGTATTGTTTCCTGCTTGTTGTACGAGGTCTGTCCGTGCCTCGTTGAGTATATCTTCAATAAATACGCCTCCGTTAAAGCTCCATAGCTTTGTTTATCTCTGCACGGGCATTATCAAGCATGAGCCCGCTCGGACTGTCTCCGCCCATGATACGGGCTATCTCGGCAACTCTGCCATCCATATCGAGCTGCATCACATGGGTCTCGGTGCGGTCGCCCACTATCTGCTTCTCAATAAGAAGATGTGAATCAGCCATTACAGCTATCTGGGAAAGATGAGTTACGCAGATGACCTGCCGTACCTTTCCTATCTCGCGGAGCTTTATTCCTATTTTCTGTGCTGCCTTGCCGCTTACGCCTGTGTCTATCTCGTCGAATATCATTGTGGGGATAGAGTCCTTGTCGGCAATGACACTTTTCAGTGCAAGCATGATTCGCGAAAGCTCACCGCCCGAAGCAATCTTCGATATAGGCTTTGGTTCTTCACCCTTGTTTGCGGAGATAAGAAACTCCACGCTGTCCATACCGTTTACAGTCAGCTTGCCTTTTTCGTGGCGGACTGCTATGATAACGCCCTCCATGTTGAGAAATTCAAGCTCGGAGGTCACGCGCTCAGTAAAGCGCTTCGCCACGCTCTCGCGGTAGTCGTAGAGCTTCTTAGCCTGCTCCGTTACACGGTGAAGAAGCTCGTCGCGCTTTTCGGCAAGAGCCTTTATCTCGGTGTCGGAGCTTTCAAGCTGCATAGACTCACGGCAGGCATCATCGTAAAGCTTTACAAGTCCCTCGCAGTCAGTGGCGTACTTACGCTTCAGCTTATTGATGCTGCCAAGACGTGTGCCGAGGTATTCAAGGCGCTGACCGTCAAGCTCCACCTTATCCGCAAGAGCTTCAAGCTCGGAAGCAATGTCCGCAAGCTCTATCTCCGCCGCGGAAAGCCTTTCGTATAACACGTTGAGCTTTTCGCTGTTGTCGGTATACTGGGCTATCTCGGTCTCAGCCGATACCAGCATATCATTTGCAGCCTCCTCGCCTGTTATGGCATTCACTGCATTCTTTATGGCGATTATGGTCTTTTCGGAGTTTTTCGCTGTCTCGTACTCCTTTTCAAGCTCGTCGTCTTCGTTTTCACGAAGCTCCAGCTCACCGATATCGCTTATTATATCATCAAGGTAACGGCTGCGCTCTGCACGGGACTGCTCAAGCTTTTTCAGCTCACCCAGCTTGCGGGCTGTCTGCTGCAATTCGCGAAAAGTCTCTCTGTATTCATTCAGCAGTGTATCATCGCCGCCGAAGCCGTCAAGTATCTGTAAATGCTTCTCGCTGTCAAGAAGTATCTGATTGTCATGCTGTCCGTGGATATTGATAAGCATTGAGCCTATCTCTTTAAGCAGTGCCGCCGAAGCTGTCCTGTGGTTGATACGGGAAACGCTTCCGCCGTCTGCGCTTATCTCTCTGGTAACGGTTATCTCGCTGTCATCGTGAGCGATACCCAGCTCGTCAAGCTTTTCGCACACTTCATCCGAAAGCTCCGTAAACAGCGCCGTTATCACTGCTTTATCGCAGCCTGTACGGACTATATCCTTTGTGCAGCGCTGTCCAAGAACAGCGTTTATGCCATTGATGAGTATGGACTTACCTGCACCTGTTTCACCTGTGAAAATATTCAGCCTGCTGCCAAGGGGTATGACCGCTTCCTTTATGACAGCAAGATTCTGTATATATATCTCTTTTAACATTCTGAGAGTTTACCTCCTGGGAAAAAGCTCGCTGCGAAACTTCTTCGAGAGCTTCTTCGCGTCTGCTTCGCTCCGCACAAGTATAAAGATAGTATCATCGCCTGCGATAGTTCCCACAACTCCCTGATGCTCCACGGAGTCTATGGCGGCACAGGTGCCCTGAGCCATTCCTGCGCGGCATTTCAGAACGATCGTGTTCATTGCGTAATCCACCGATAATACAGCTTCCTCAAAAAGAGACTTCTCCGTAACTGCTGCAGGCGGCATCGAATAGCGGTACACGCCTTTGTCATCACGCTGCTTGACCAGTGAGAGCTGCTGTATATCTCTGGAAAGTGTTGCCTGCGTAGTCTTTATGCCCCGCTGAGCAAGCAGCTCTATGAGCATTTCCTGAGTTGCAACGGGCTGTTCGGTTATTATTTCAAGAATTGCTTCGTGTCTGCGGTTTTTCATAATACCACCGTGCTCCTTATTTTATGGGCTTGCACATTTTCTTGCAAAGGGATTCGTGGAAGGAATTGCCCAGAAGATCAATGAAATTGATATTGTTTCTTCCGCGGCATATCTCTATAGATTCATCTCTTGCCAGATCGATGAAATGCTCACCGTCTACGTTTATGACCATGCAGTCCTCACGGGAAGTCGTTACCTTCATGCGGAGCCTGCGGCTCGGTGAGAACATCGTTGCTCTCGAAAACAGCGAATGGGGACATATAAGCGTCATTTCTATACATTCAAGGTCGGGCTCGATAACAGGTCCGCCTGCGGAAAGGGCATAGGCTGTAGAGCCTGAGGGAGTGCTGAAC
Coding sequences:
- the recN gene encoding DNA repair protein RecN gives rise to the protein MLKEIYIQNLAVIKEAVIPLGSRLNIFTGETGAGKSILINGINAVLGQRCTKDIVRTGCDKAVITALFTELSDEVCEKLDELGIAHDDSEITVTREISADGGSVSRINHRTASAALLKEIGSMLINIHGQHDNQILLDSEKHLQILDGFGGDDTLLNEYRETFRELQQTARKLGELKKLEQSRAERSRYLDDIISDIGELELRENEDDELEKEYETAKNSEKTIIAIKNAVNAITGEEAANDMLVSAETEIAQYTDNSEKLNVLYERLSAAEIELADIASELEALADKVELDGQRLEYLGTRLGSINKLKRKYATDCEGLVKLYDDACRESMQLESSDTEIKALAEKRDELLHRVTEQAKKLYDYRESVAKRFTERVTSELEFLNMEGVIIAVRHEKGKLTVNGMDSVEFLISANKGEEPKPISKIASGGELSRIMLALKSVIADKDSIPTMIFDEIDTGVSGKAAQKIGIKLREIGKVRQVICVTHLSQIAVMADSHLLIEKQIVGDRTETHVMQLDMDGRVAEIARIMGGDSPSGLMLDNARAEINKAMEL
- a CDS encoding histidine phosphatase family protein; translated protein: MKIYSTRHGQTSYNKQETILGTTDIELDETGEKQALALAEKIAEMNCIDIIIASPMKRAMRTARAVAERCGLEIITEERLREWDYGYYEGRSRFTDGFAENKTEFGVRMGKSGESLLQLSHRVYSALDDLIKAHSGKNVLIVSHGGVCRVIETYFHDMTTEQFSNWFMDNCGLIEYSID
- the argR gene encoding arginine repressor; this translates as MKNRRHEAILEIITEQPVATQEMLIELLAQRGIKTTQATLSRDIQQLSLVKQRDDKGVYRYSMPPAAVTEKSLFEEAVLSVDYAMNTIVLKCRAGMAQGTCAAIDSVEHQGVVGTIAGDDTIFILVRSEADAKKLSKKFRSELFPRR